In Sardina pilchardus chromosome 8, fSarPil1.1, whole genome shotgun sequence, a genomic segment contains:
- the LOC134089353 gene encoding G-box-binding factor-like, with the protein MFNPNILLQQFQQQLQQHQQQQQQQQQQQQQQHHHQQQQQHHHHHQQQQQHHHHQLQHQQQLQHHHHHQHHQLQQQQHHQLQQQQQQQLHHQQQQQVLPRQHIPAGRTPTAQLPAPQTPTSCYPHTHTHTHGHQGLR; encoded by the coding sequence ATGTTTAACCCCAACATCCTGCTCCAGCAgttccagcagcagctccaacagcaccaacaacagcagcagcagcagcagcagcaacagcagcagcaacaccaccaccaacagcaacaacagcaccaccaccaccaccaacagcaacaacagcaccaccaccaccaactccagcatcagcagcagcttcagcaccaccaccaccaccaacaccaccaactccaacagcagcaacaccaccagctccagcagcagcagcagcagcagcttcatcatcagcagcagcagcaggtcctCCCGCGGCAACACATCCCAGCGGGCCGCACTCCGACAGCACAGCTGCCCGCTCCACAGACCCCGACCTCCtgctacccacacacacacacacacacacatggacaccagGGCCTGCGGTAA